The Populus nigra chromosome 19, ddPopNigr1.1, whole genome shotgun sequence genome includes a window with the following:
- the LOC133680093 gene encoding uncharacterized protein LOC133680093: MDNEERAQLETGYKKEMESLKEDVARLTSLLEQALKSKSGEGTSSQPSFTAQFQPMPTASFIPPSEPHDVDHFLPAQPAFPIRIPHIVPREEEPQGDRTVEEDGQEKLAALEERMRVIEGNNLYDPVKAAEMCLVLNVVIPRKFRVPEFVKYTGTQCPITHLKAYCNKMAEVVHDEKLLIHFFQDSLSDAALAWYMRLDNIKIKSWKDLVDAFIKQYKFNMDIAPDRSSLQAMEKGNKESVREYAQRWREAAAQVNPPLLEREMTGLFSNTFKAPYFEYLVGSAAQNFSDLVFIAERIEHAIRGGRIVDPIEKRGFVGRKKESEIHNVEREGRGRKVYQDNYNFKTVTPTPSISNIKFASPTHNQNNPVNNQNNNIYRPRRNFLEEQVQLPPLPLTLAEMHKRLLSIGQITLVPLPPLQPPFSAWYKHDQRCEYHAGAPGHNIDGCIAFKRKILQLIKAGWISFDDSPNVKSNPLPNHASGSGEVNSLEVKKEGKTMLKVTINSLYEMLKQAGYLKIPVNVQVIRGMSEYCKYHQQFGHNIDSCEEFNCEVESIMTRGVLRLMKHEEDDLVRTLTGYGNKEEVCRYQPTERGPPKMILTKPSNTASGNYNALPYNYGYSFCSPSLTPVFNAEVGGLTRSGRCFTPEELENHKKDKGKNVVETEEVNKPVSDEKANEFLKLMRHSEYSMVEQLKKTPTRISLLSLILSSELHRNALQKVLNEAYVPQDITYDSIEHLVGRIQAINYLYFTDDELDPEGAGHNKPLYITIKCKDCVIAKVLIDNGSALNVLPRNVLDKMPVDASHMKPSTMTARAYDGSPGPIIGNIDVELVISPQPFQVTLQVMDIHPSYSILLGRPWIHVARAVTSSLHQRLKFIINGNLVTVRAEETLSVMRNISVPYIEVDGSTDGNLHAFEVVNAEWVPENTVRRKPEVSEAARMAAKYFLKHGLPFRYDPITGMPERINVIKRKCADQRFGLGFKPRKEDFKRAAEFKRERRMARIEGREPNEDRIQIPPIHITFPRPA, translated from the coding sequence ATGGATAATGAAGAGAGAGCTCAATTAGAAACTGGATACAAAAAAGAGATGGAAAGCCTAAAGGAGGATGTAGCAAGGCTTACTAGTCTGCTCGAGCAAGCTTTGAAATCCAAATCTGGAGAAGGGACATCTTCTCAACCATCGTTCACAGCTCAATTCCAACCAATGCCTACAGCTTCCTTCATTCCGCCATCAGAACCTCATGATGTGGATCATTTCCTGCCTGCTCAACCAGCATTCCCGATAAGGATTCCCCATATTGTTCCAAGAGAAGAGGAGCCCCAAGGGGATAGGACGGTGGAAGAGGATGGTCAGGAGAAACTAGCTGCTTTAGAAGAAAGAATGAGGGTCATCGAAGGAAACAATTTGTATGACCCGGTAAAAGCTGCCGAAATGTGTTTAGTGCTTAATGTGGTTATTCCCAGGAAATTCAGAGTACCAGAGTTTGTCAAGTATACTGGAACTCAATGCCCAATAACTCATCTTAAAGCATATTGTAATAAGATGGCGGAGGTGGTTCATGATGAGAAGTTATTGATCCATTTCTTCCAGGACAGTCTGAGTGATGCTGCTCTTGCCTGGTATATGCGTTTAGATAACATTAAGATTAAAAGTTGGAAGGACTTGGTGGATGCATTTATTAAGCAATATAAGTTTAATATGGATATTGCCCCAGATAGATCAAGTCTACAAGCTATGGAAAAGGGTAATAAAGAGTCTGTAAGAGAGTATGCCCAAAGATGGCGCGAGGCAGCTGCACAAGTTAACCCTCCGTTGCTAGAGAGGGAAATGACGGGTTTATTTTCCAACACTTTCAAAGCCCCGTATTTTGAGTACTTGGTTGGTAGTGCCGCACAAAATTTTTCTGATCTGGTTTTCATAGCTGAAAGGATCGAACATGCTATTCGAGGGGGAAGAATTGTAGATCCAATTGAAAAAAGAGGTTTTGTGGGAAGGAAGAAAGAATCAGAAATTCATAATGTCGAGAGGGAAGGAAGAGGAAGGAAAGTTTACCAAGACAATTATAACTTCAAAACCGTCACACCCACTCCTTCCATATCCAACATAAAGTTTGCTTCACCTACCCATAACCAAAATAACCCTGTGAACAACCAAAACAACAATATCTATCGCCCAAGAAGAAATTTCTTGGAAGAACAAGTACAACTTCCGCCATTGCCTTTAACTCTCGCTGAAATGCATAAAAGGCTCCTAAGCATCGGCCAAATAACACTTGTTCCTTTACCCCCTTTACAGCCACCATTCTCTGCTTGGTATAAACATGATCAAAGATGTGAATACCATGCCGGTGCTCCTGGTCATAACATTGATGGATGTATTGCATTCAAAAGGAAAATACTCCAACTTATCAAAGCGGGGTGGATTTCCTTTGATGATTCCCCGAATGTAAAATCCAACCCTTTACCAAACCACGCTTCAGGAAGTGGGGAAGTCAATAGCTTGGAGGTAAAAAAAGAGGGTAAAACAATGCTGAAAGTCACAATAAATAGTTTGTATGAGATGTTGAAACAAGCTGGGTATCTCAAAATACCAGTCAATGTGCAAGTTATAAGAGGCATGAGCGAATACTGCAAATATCATCAGCAATTTGGACACAATATAGACTCTTGTGAGGAGTTTAATTGTGAGGTGGAAAGCATAATGACACGTGGGGTGTTGAGATTAATGAAACATGAAGAAGATGACTTGGTAAGAACATTGACTGGTTATGGCAATAAGGAGGAAGTTTGTCGATATCAACCAACTGAAAGGGGTCCCCCTAAAATGATCCTAACCAAGCCTTCGAATACTGCTAGCGGAAATTATAATGCCttgccttataattatggttattccTTTTGTAGCCCAAGTCTTACCCCAGTCTTCAACGCCGAGGTAGGAGGACTCACTAGAAGTGGGAGATGCTTTACTCCCGAAGAGTTAGAAAACCATAAAAAGGATAAAGGGAAGAATGTGGTAGAGACGGAGGAAGTTAATAAGCCAGTAAGTGATGAAAAAGCTAatgagtttttgaaattgatgagGCATAGTGAATATAGTATGGTGGAACAGCTTAAAAAGACGCCGACTAGGATTTCCTTGTTGTCACTGATATTAAGTTCAGAACTCCATCGGAATGCCCTTCAAAAGGTTCTCAACGAGGCATATGTTCCTCAAGACATCACATATGATTCTATAGAGCATTTAGTGGGTAGAATTCAAGCCATCAACTATCTTTACTTCACCGATGATGAACTTGATCCTGAGGGGGCTGGCCATAATAAGCCGTTGTACATCACCATAAAGTGCAAGGATTGTGTTATTGCGAAGGTGCTCATAGATAATGGATCTGCTTTAAATGTGTTACCAAGAAATGTGCTGGATAAAATGCCTGTTGATGCTTCTCACATGAAGCCCAGTACCATGACTGCTAGAGCATATGATGGGTCACCTGGACCAATCATCGGGAATATTGATGTTGAATTGGTTATTAGCCCTCAGCCATTCCAAGTAACGTTGCAAGTAATGGATATCCATCCATCATACAGTATTTTGTTAGGGAGGCCTTGGATCCATGTAGCCCGAGCCGTCACATCTTCTTTGCATCAGCGGCTTAAATTCATCATCAATGGGAATTTGGTGACAGTGAGAGCTGAGGAAACTCTGTCAGTGATGAGAAATATATCAGTCCCTTACATAGAAGTTGACGGAAGTACAGATGGAAATCTGCATGCGTTTGAGGTGGTAAATGCCGAATGGGTACCTGAGAATACAGTACGAAGGAAACCAGAGGTTTCTGAGGCCGCAAGGATGGCTGCTAAATATTTTCTGAAGCACGGACTGCCATTCCGGTATGACCCTATCACAGGAATGCCTGAGAGGATCAACGTAATAAAGAGGAAATGTGCCGATCAGAGGTTTGGTTTAGGTTTTAAACCTAGAAAGGAAGATTTCAAGAGAGCAGCTGAGTTTAAAAGAGAAAGGAGGATGGCTCGAATCGAAGGAAGGGAGCCTAATGAAGACCGAATCCAGATCCCTCCAATCCACATAACATTCCCACGACCTGCATAA
- the LOC133680094 gene encoding uncharacterized protein LOC133680094 → MDGSSLGKPGPSGIGGMLRNHHGHLLDMFSVPVGILDSNIAELRAIVKAIGLSTSNCLLHHQHLIIESDSANVISWMHKPHNRPWKHHNFFSSVNRLNVYFGLITYSHIFHESNCMTNCMAKQGMRRSSEFVA, encoded by the coding sequence ATGGATGGCTCTTCTCTTGGTAAGCCAGGCCCCTCTGGAATAGGTGGTATGCTGCGAAATCACCATGGCCATCTTCTCGATATGTTCTCTGTTCCAGTTGGGATTTTAGATTCTAATATTGCTGAGTTGAGGGCTATTGTCAAAGCCATTGGACTATCAACATCTAATTGTCTCCTCCACCATCAACATCTCATCATAGAATCTGATTCTGCCAATGTTATTAGCTGGATGCATAAGCCTCACAACCGTCCCTGGAAGCATCACAATTTTTTCTCATCTGTTAACAGACTGAATGTATATTTTGGCTTAATCACCTACTCCCATATCTTTCATGAAAGTAATTGCATGACAAATTGCATGGCTAAACAAGGAATGCGGAGATCAAGTGAATTTGTTGCCTGA